A genomic stretch from Onychostoma macrolepis isolate SWU-2019 chromosome 02, ASM1243209v1, whole genome shotgun sequence includes:
- the LOC131532421 gene encoding uncharacterized protein LOC131532421 isoform X1 — MSRFGGYSWKHKPPDPDSKVATRHKNWSDMILQHKALVIDKCKVATEHNVPCVDLAAHYTEPVIIQRSKDQTEKYYCEHVRSMDASSHLLSNDKNQSIRIDQLFSPDCDGNTPKTVILSGDSGRGKSLTLQKIMLDWASGELYSKNFDVMFLFKCEELKCISEHMSLFELLSWSCSLTLDQISQILELTPEKVLFLIDGIDEYVFHPPSHSMLLLTNPSDRARLMDILRSVLKGILLPESFMLVTTRSVAADTVMNLLKGPQRFTEIMGFSERGVQEYFQKFFQDERLFRKTYESLKANESLLTACSVPLLCWMVCFCLKKHFTDDDHVMRELKTTTSIYVHFVSTLLEHHDQSQSVLTMLRSLGQRAEEGLKKREGLFVQKSVTVTGLDPATSVFLYKDSLKRNNRQVPVFKFMHPSFQEFFTGLFYVLLDKEQSWGKVTELLNSLKMKGIINRPSPERRSNPIPSVMMFLCGLLNEKASSSLFEMIEWTVPQIIKLKINLQESVLTVRRQHGCELFALRCLYELQDEKVVRRALGDWVSMDLSNVSLRSTDCWVLLYCLQCCSHIRDLNLMYCDLTAEKLKILQPALCMCKTMRLSVEHLSEVEDLIQILGESKILRELKVQEDESSAKSPRWSLNLSITRGDALLSLSSSEKNPSFLAALNISITCPQSEISSFDWSLFLQRLSKAAKVAEDSSALHERVSLLLSSFHFVGLKTLDLKLVSLNESWASGIISLVQTCTNLQQLSVCADLLLEEGVMLLKKSLTDPHCTVIIEGRKCSKPTDYCKELDCSHSCYEKVHFKPKVLEQLKKLNISEPEPSGLNLQPLPVCQSCVHIVDSDQWVQVEPLACTDEGGSEFRISTPAGRFECSRTRMQWVCAGDVTLQYRAVDGRFLSEELERLQCERIGPVIDVTVISGKLEEAHLPHYACLAESDPCLKYAVKVLSVKDEVVILKSVELTCFHAKILKPSIWPTTVIKEKGIPVEQHLDLLIFMTNEDPLILHVYFLPLFDTFSKEKIKQEETANNPHALEIEHPSPSMKIQMDTPHVLKVSGASVHPEEGITFLSSIHPVFFKIKRDIDGDVQMTLIKQQHEMFVWKTIIWKDKLNQKKKEMRDLIARFGRLSTEMRKHIPEGQKQKPRKGWSDIILHYKASVIDKCKFVKECNLPSNEHVELAGRYTEPMIIQKSKEQNQKYYREHVRSAHASGLNTSSQLLSNDKNHSIRIDQLFSPNSDGKTPKTVILSGDSGRGKSFMLQKIMLDWAFGKLYYKNFDVVFLLKCEDLKCISEEMSLSELLSWSCSLRSDQISQILELTPEKVLILIDGIDEYVFHPPSHSMLLLTNPSDRARPMDILRSILRKLLLPESFMLVTTRSIAADTVMNLLKGPQRFTEIVGFSERGVQEYFQKFFQDEKLFRKTYESVKINESLLTACSVPLLCWMVCFCLKKHFTDDDRVMRELKTTTSIYVHFVSTLLEHHDQSQSVLTMLRSLGLLAEEGMKKREGLFVQKSVTVTGLDPATSVFLYKDSLKRINRQVPVFKFMHFSFLEFFTALYYVLLDKEQSWRKVKELLNSLKMKGIINRSSPERRSNPIPSVMMFFCGLLNEEVSSSLFEMIKWTVPQIIKLKINLQESVLTMRRQHGCELFALRCLYELQDEEVVRRALGDWLNLYNVSLRSTDCWVLLYCLQCCPHIRDLNLMYCDLTAEKLKILQPALCMCETLRLSVKHLSEVGDLIQILGKSKFLKKMRVQESENSAKSPRWSLDLSVTHGDVLLTLSSSEKNPSFPAVLNISLTCPQSEISSTDWTLFLQRLSKARKVAEDSSSLDEHVSLLLSSFHTVGLKTLNLKLVSLNESWASGIIFLAQTCTSLQELSVSVTGLLLEEGLMILKKSLTDPHCTVIIEGRKCSKSTNRCKEQDWSHSCNEKVEIHFRPKVLKKLEEPTISDSEPSGLNLQPLPVCQSCVHIVDSDQWVQVEPSVCTDEGGSEFRISTPAGRFECSRTRMRWVCAGDVTLQYRAVDGRFLRAELERLQCERIGPVIDVTVISGKLEEAHLPHYACLAESDPSLRDAVKLLSVEDEGISLESVELTRFHAKILQPSFSPKTVLMKLGIPVKVHCDLLIFMTQKNPIILHAYFFPSDSLFKEKIKTEEKLSHPIKCSRPETPLRMKKQHSLEVPGASVQPEAIKLRGDIEPNFFQVKHPVVDDINMSLSRVDDQKSVWTATIWKELINMHPNRTETLFQSGQNQNAPRLTVNFDKVQFFDRNWCALIKSVENVNNIADKLLQKQIIHEELYSEITHPNSTSEASMRKICSTVRKGSDTVKEMFISILLEEDPDLLNHLPLPES; from the exons ATTGGAGTGACATGATTCTTCAACATAAAGCATTAGTCATTGATAAATGTAAGGTTGCTACAGAGCATAATGTTCCATGTGTGGATCTGGCTGCCCATTATACTGAACCAGTGATCATTCAGAGGAGCAAAGACCAGACTGAGAAATACTATTGTGAACATGTGAGGTCTATGGATGCTTCATCTCATCTGTTATCAAATGACAAGAATCAAAGCATCAGAATAGACCAGCTGTTCAGTCCTGACTGTGATGGAAACACACCGAAAACTGTGATTCTCAGTGGTGATTCTGGAAGAGGGAAATCCTTAACGCTACAGAAGATCATGTTGGACTGGGCATCTGGAGAACTTTACTCTAAAAACTTTGATGTAATGTTTCTGTTTAAGTGTGAAGAGCTGAAGTGTATTTCTGAGCATATGAGCTTATTTGAGCTTTTGAGCTGGAGTTGCAGTTTAACATTGGATCAGATCTCACAGATACTGGAGTTAACACCAGAGAAAGTCCTCTTCCTCATTGATGGAATTGATGAGTATGTATTTCATCCCCCCAGTCATTCGATGTTACTACTCACTAATCCATCCGATAGAGCCCGACTTATGGACATTCTTAGGAGTGTGTTAAAGGGAATCTTACTGCCTGAGTCATTCATGCTTGTCACCACAAGATCTGTAgctgctgatacagtgatgaaTCTCCTCAAGGGTCCTCAGCGTTTCACTGAGATTATGGGCTTCTCTGAGAGAGGGGTGCAGGAGTACTTCCAGAAGTTCTTTCAAGATGAGCGGCTCTTCAGGAAAACATATGAGAGTCTGAAAGCAAATGAAAGCCTCCTGACTGCCTGCTCTGTGCCTTTGCTGTGTTGGATGGTCTGTTTTTGTCTGAAGAAACACTTCACAGATGATGATCATGTGATGAGAGAACTAAAGACAACCACCTCCATATATGTGCACTTTGTGTCCACTCTACTGGAGCATCATGACCAGAGTCAGTCTGTCCTCACCATGCTGAGGAGTCTGGGTCAGCGGGCAGAGGAAGGGTTGAAGAAGAGAGAAGGTCTTTTTGTACAGAagagtgtgactgtgactggcTTAGATCCTGCTACTAGTGTGTTCTTGTATAAAGATAGTTTGAAAAGAAATAACAGACAGGTGCCAGTGTTCAAGTTTATGCATCCCAGCTTTCAGGAGTTCTTCACAggtcttttttatgttttactgGATAAAGAACAGTCCTGGGGGAAAGTCACAGAGCTGCTGAACTCCCTGAAAATGAAGGGTATAATCAATAGGCCTTCTCCAGAAAGAAGATCAAATCCCATCCCTTCAGTCATGATGTTTCTCTGTGGTCTCTTAAATGAGAAGGCAAGCAGCTCACTCTTTGAAATGATCGAGTGGACTGTTCCTCAAATCATAAAACTGAAGATAAACCTGCAGGAAAGTGTTCTTACAGTGAGAAGACAGCATGGATGTGAACTGTTTGCTCTGCGCTGTCTCTATGAGCTCCAGGATGAGAAAGTTGTGAGGAGAGCTTTAGGAGATTGGGTATCCATGGATCTGTCTAACGTTTCCCTGAGGAGCACAGACTGTTGGGTGCTGCTGTACTGTCTTCAGTGCTGTTCACACATCAGAGACCTGAACCTCATGTACTGTGATTTAACAGCCGAGAAACTCAAGATTCTTCAGCCAGCACTCTGTATGTGTAAGACTATGAG GTTGTCAGTGGAGCACTTGTCAGAAGTTGAAGATTTGATCCAGATTCTTGGTGAATCGAAAATCCTGAGAGAACTGaa AGTACAGGAGGATGAGAGCAGTGCTAAGAGTCCTAGATGGTCACTTAACTTGTCAATCACTCGTGGAGATGCCTT GTTATCTTTGAGCTCCTCAGAGAAGAATCCGTCATTCCTAGCAGCCTTAAACATCAGTATTACATGTCCACAGTCAGAGATTTCCAGCTTTGACTGGTCACTCTTCTTACAGAGACTCAGCAAGGCAGCAAAAGTAGCAGAAGA TTCTTCAGCTCTACATGAGCGTGTCAGTTTGCTACTGTCTTCATTTCACTTTGTGGGTTTGAAGACGTTGGATCTAAAGCTGGTCAGTCTGAATGAAAGCTGGGCTTCTGGGATAATTTCCCTGGTCCAGACCTGCACCAATCTACAGCAGCTCAG TGTctgtgctgatttgctgttagAAGAGGGAGTCATGCTGCTGAAGAAATCACTGACAGATCCACACTGCACTGTGATCATTGAAGG GAGGAAGTGCAGTAAACCCACTGACTATTGCAAAGAACTGGACTGCAGTCACAGCTGTtatgaaaaagttcatttcaaACCAAAAGTTTTGGAACAGCTGAAGAA GTTGAACATATCTGAGCCTGAACCCTCTGGACTGAATCTTCAGCCGCTCCCAGTGTGTCAGTCTTGTGTTCACATTGTTGACTCTGATCAGTGGGTTCAGGTGGAGCCGTTAGCCTGTACAGATGAAGGAGGGTCAGAGTTCAGGATCAGCACCCCGGCGGGTCGATTCGAGTGCAGCAGGACTAGAATGCAATGGGTCTGTGCTGGTGACGTCACTCTCCAGTACCGTGCAGTGGATGGACGTTTCCTCAGTGAAGAGCTGGAGAGGCTTCAGTGTGAGCGAATTGGTCCTGTGATTGATGTGACCGTGATCTCAGGGAAACTGGAGGAGGCCCATCTACCTCATTACGCCTGTTTAGCAGAGTCAGACCCCTGTCTCAAATATGCTGTAAAAGTCCTCAGCGTCAAAGATGAGGTAGTGATCTTGAAATCAGTGGAGCTGACTTGTTTTCATGCCAAAATACTCAAACCATCCATTTGGCCTACCACAGTTATTAAAGAAAAAGGCATCCCTGTTGAACAACATTTAGATCTTCTTATCTTCATGACAAACGAGGATCCTCTTATTCTCCATGTCTACTTTCTTCCACTGTTTGATACTTTTTCAAAGGAAAAAATTAAGCAGGAAGAAACAGCAAATAATCCTCATGCCCTTGAAATTGAGCACCCTAGCCCTAGCATGAAAATTCAAATGGACACACCACACGTTCTTAAAGTATCCGGTGCCAGTGTACATCCCGAAGAAGGGATTACATTTTTAAGCAGTATTCACCCAGTCTTCTTCAAAATCAAACGAGACATAGATGGGGACGTTCAGATGACTCTCATCAAACAGCAGCACGAAATGTTTGTGTGGAAAACAATCATTTGGAAAGACAAActtaatcagaaaaaaaaagaaatgagagATTTAATTGCCAG GTTTGGCAGGTTGTCCACAGAAATGAGAAAGCACATCCCTGAAGGACAGAAGCAGAAGCCACGGAAAG GTTGGAGTGACATAATTCTTCACTATAAAGCATCAGTCATTGATAAATGTAAGTTTGTGAAAGAGTGTAATCTTCCATCTAATGAACATGTGGAGCTGGCAGGCCGTTATACTGAACCAATGATCATTCAGAAGAGCAAAGAGCAGAATCAGAAATACTATCGTGAACATGTGAGGTCTGCACATGCTTCTGGATTGAATACATCCTCTCAACTTTTATCAAATGACAAGAATCACAGCATCAGAATAGACCAGCTGTTCAGTCCCAACAGTGATGGAAAAACACCAAAAACTGTGATTCTCAGTGGAGATTCTGGAAGAGGAAAATCCTTCATGTTACAGAAGATCATGTTGGACTGGGCATTTGGAAAACTTTACTACAAAAACTTTGATGTAGTTTTCCTATTGAAGTGTGAAGACCTGAAGTGTATTTCTGAGGAGATGAGCCTGAGTGAGCTCTTGAGCTGGAGTTGCAGTTtaagatcagatcagatctcacAGATACTGGAGTTAACACCAGAGAAAGTCCTCATCCTCATTGATGGAATTGATGAGTATGTATTTCATCCCCCCAGTCATTCGATGTTACTACTCACTAATCCATCCGATAGAGCCCGACCTATGGACATTCTTAGGAGCATCTTGAGGAAATTATTGCTCCCTGAGTCATTCATGCTTGTCACCACAAGATCGATAgctgctgatacagtgatgaaTCTCCTCAAGGGTCCTCAGCGTTTCACTGAGATTGTGGGCTTCTCTGAGAGAGGGGTGCAGGAGTACTTCCAGAAGTTCTTTCAGGATGAGAAACTCTTCAGGAAAACATATGAGAGTGTGAAGATAAATGAAAGCCTCCTGACTGCCTGCTCTGTGCCTTTACTGTGTTGGATGGTCTGTTTTTGTCTGAAGAAACACTTCACAGATGATGATCGTGTGATGAGAGAACTAAAGACAACCACCTCCATATATGTGCACTTTGTGTCCACTCTACTGGAGCATCATGACCAGAGTCAGTCTGTCCTCACCATGCTGAGGAGTCTGGGTCTGCTGGCAGAGGAAGGGATGAAGAAGCGAGAAGGTCTTTTTGTACAGAagagtgtgactgtgactggcTTAGATCCAGCTACTAGTGTGTTCTTGTATAAAGATAGTTTGAAAAGAATTAACAGACAGGTGCCAGTGTTCAAGTTTATGCATTTCAGCTTTCTGGAGTTTTTCACTGCTCTTTATTATGTTTTACTGGATAAAGAACAGTCCTGGCGGAAAGTCAAAGAGCTGCTGAACTCACTGAAAATGAAGGGTATAATCAATAGGTCTTCTCCAGAAAGAAGATCAAATCCCATCCCTTCAGTCATGATGTTTTTCTGTGGTCTCTTAAATGAGGAGGTGAGCAGCTCACTCTTTGAAATGATCAAGTGGACTGTTCCTCAAATCATAAAACTGAAGATAAACCTGCAGGAAAGTGTTCTCACAATGAGAAGACAGCATGGATGTGAACTGTTTGCTCTGCGCTGTCTGTATGAGCTCCAGGATGAGGAAGTTGTGAGGAGAGCTTTAGGAGATTGGCTGAATCTGTATAACGTTTCCCTGAGGAGCACAGACTGTTGGGTGCTGCTGTACTGTCTTCAGTGCTGTCCACACATCAGAGACCTGAACCTCATGTACTGTGATTTAACAGCCGAGAAACTCAAGATTCTTCAGCCAGCGCTTTGTATGTGTGAGACTCTAAG GTTGTCTGTAAAGCACCTGTCAGAAGTTGGAGATTTGATCCAGATTCTTGGTAAATCTAAATTCTTGAAAAAAATGAG GGTTCAGGAAAGCGAGAACAGTGCTAAGAGTCCCAGATGGTCACTTGATCTGTCAGTCACTCATGGAGATGTTCT GTTGACTTTGAGCTCCTCAGAGAAGAACCCATCATTTCCAGCAGTCTTAAACATCAGTCTTACATGTCCACAATCAGAGATATCCAGCACTGACTGGACACTCTTCTTACAGAGACTCAGCAAGGCAAGAAAAGTAGCAGAAGA ttCTTCATCTCTTGATGAGCATGTCAGTTTGCTGCTGTCTTCATTTCACACTGTGGGTTTGAAGACGTTGAATCTGAAGCTGGTCAGTCTGAATGAGAGCTGGGCTTCTGGGATTATTTTCCTCGCCCAGACCTGCACCAGTCTACAGGAGCTCAG tgtCAGTGTCACTGGATTGCTTTTGGAGGAGGGGCTCATGATACTGAAGAAATCACTGACGGATCCACACTGCACTGTGATCATTGAAGG GAGGAAGTGCAGTAAATCCACTAACCGCTGCAAAGAACAGGACTGGAGTCACAGCTGTAATGAGAAAGTGGAGATTCACTTCAGACCAAAGGTTTTGAAAAAGCTGGAAGA GCCGACCATCTCTGACTCTGAACCGTCTGGACTGAATCTTCAGCCGCTCCCAGTGTGTCAGTCTTGTGTTCACATTGTTGACTCTGATCAGTGGGTTCAGGTGGAGCCGTCAGTCTGTACAGATGAAGGAGGGTCAGAGTTCAGGATCAGCACCCCGGCGGGTCGATTCGAGTGCAGCAGGACCAGAATGCGATGGGTCTGTGCTGGTGACGTCACTCTCCAGTACCGTGCAGTGGATGGACGTTTCCTCAGAGCAGAGCTGGAGAGACTTCAGTGTGAGCGAATTGGTCCTGTGATTGATGTGACAGTGATCTCAGGGAAACTGGAGGAGGCTCATCTGCCTCATTACGCCTGTTTAGCAGAGTCTGACCCCTCTCTCAGAGATGCTGTGAAGCTCCTCAGTGTTGAAGATGAGGGAATATCCTTGGAATCAGTGGAGCTGACTCGTTTTCATGCCAAAATACTCCAACCATCTTTTTCTCCTAAAACGGTGCTTATGAAACTAGGGATACCAGTAAAAGTTCACTGTGATCTACTGATCTTCATGACACAAAAGAACCCCATCATTCTCCATGCGTATTTTTTCCCATCAGATtcactttttaaagaaaaaattaaaacagaggAAAAACTGAGTCATCCAATCAAGTGTTCAAGACCTGAAACCCCACTGCGGATGAAGAAACAACACAGTCTTGAGGTTCCTGGCGCTTCTGTCCAACCCGAAGCAATCAAATTAAGAGGAGACATTGAGCCAAACTTCTTTCAGGTCAAACATCCTGTGGTCGATGACATCAATATGTCTCTCAGCCGAGTGGATGATCAGAAATCAGTTTGGACTGCAACGATTTGGAAAGAATTAATCAACATGCATCCAAACAGgactgagactttgtttcaatCTGGACAAAACCAAAATGCACCACGATTGACTGTCAACTTTGATAAAGTTCAGTTTTTTGATAGAAATTGGTGTGCTCTTATTAAAAGTGTTGAGAATGTGAATAACATCGCAGACAAACTGCTGCAGAAGCAAATCATTCATGAAGAATTATATTCTGAAATCACACATCCTAATTCAACCAGTGAAGCCAGCATGAGGAAGATCTGCAGCACAGTGCGTAAAGGTAGTGACACTGTGAAAGAAATGTTCATCTCCATTCTTCTGGAAGAAGATCCCGACCTTTTAAATCATCTGCCTTTACCTGAATCTTAA